A stretch of DNA from Haloarchaeobius amylolyticus:
GCCGGTCGAACGGTACGGCAAGTTCCAGACGGACCTCGACGACTCGGTCGAGGAACAGGTCACGGAGCACGTGTTCCAGCTGGTCCACACGCTGAGTCACATCCTGCTGAAGCAGGCCAGTACCATCAGTGGGTTCGACCGCACGAACCTCAGCGAGTTCCTCTTCCCGCGCGCGCTATCTGTCGTCATCTACGCGAATAACCGGGAGGAATTCAACATCGGTGGGATGCACACGATGGTCGAACAGCAACTAGATAACCTCCTCGGACAGGCCGAAACGCACGGCAACGAGTGTGTGTACGACCCGGTCTGCTCACAGCGCGGTGGGGCGTGTCTCTCCTGCCTGCACGTGAGTGAGATCAGCTGTTCGTACTTCAACCAGGTCCTCTCCCGGGACTTCCTGTTCGGGAGCCGACCGAACACTGACAAGGACATCGCCGGATACTGGACACTGTAATCGGCTCCCAGCGTGTACGGTCACCGATTTATATACAATTCATATGAACGACGACGAATCAGAATCGACGTGGTTGCCCCTTGCTATTGCTGAGTACGTCGATCGTGACGAACAACTCCTCTCCCAGCTCGAAGGCCTGTTAGTCCTATCCGGTGGCCGTGATGAACTGGTAACACCTGCGGAGATTGCGAACGGAACAGATGTCTCCGTTGCCGCAACGACCGACGTATTTCGACAGCTCTCACAGACTGACGCGGTCACTCGCGAGTCGTTCAGAACGAGTGTCGAGGACAGTTCCTACCGGATCAACGTAGAAGCGTGCCGGAAGGTATTCGAGACAGCCAGGCACGCTGCACGCAGCGTCAACGCATACGAAGCCCGTCAACCACCAGCGACAGAGGCAACACCGCTGGTGACGTTCCCCGCGGATCCTGCCTTCGAGGAGGTGAGCCCGACATCGTTCGGGATGTCGTGGCTGATGCCAACTCTCACGCGGCAGATCAAGAGAAGCGAGACATCAATCACGCTGGTCGCACCGTTCTTTGAAAAAGACGGATTCGCACATCTCGAAGATGTGCTGCTCTCGGCCATGGAGCGAGGTGTGCGGGTGCGGGTGATTTCTCGGTATCTCACCGACACGGACTCGTACAACTACTCGGTACTGAAGTCATTCGCGGAGAGAGCGGATGAGCGAAACATCGACCGATCGCTCCTCAGGTGCGTGGACTATACTCGCTGGAGTCGTGGGACACCGCCGGCACAGCGTCGTCAAGATGGAGCTACCCCTGCGTTCACACTCCATGCTAAGATCATGCTCTTCGACGATACAGCAGCGTACGTGGGGAGTGCGAACGTAACGGACTACGGATTTGAGCACTACCTCGAGACCGGTGTGCTCCTCGAAGGTCCACCCGTTGAGGGATTCGTTGACTTGGTGGAGTTTCTGCTCAACTCGGAGGCTGCGACAATAGTCTCATTGATTGATTAGCATGGCCTTGTCTGATTAATGTATTCAGAATCGCCGTTAACAGCCCGCTCCAGAAACAGCACAAACTAGGAAGTGTATTCTGCCGAGGGGGTTCTGCTCGGCTGCTTTCAGTATCTCGGTCGTTCTGTTACAATGTCTATGAATTCTTGTCCTGAGAGATCCAGACGGTGAGCCTTCTTGAACCCACCCAGAAATCCAGTTTCTCGATGTGACGCGGTTGAAACGACTCTGAGCTGTTCTTCAACATCTTCTGTGAATGCATGCCCCCCGGGCACAGTGTGACTTATATTATATCCCCTTCCAAGTAATTCTCCTGGGGCGCCCCCATCTACAATCATTAGATTGGGATGGATGGTTCCACTTTCTGAATATCGTTTGGCATGTGAATTCTTTGAATGCGTACTCAGATGCGACTCCACGACATCGCGCGTGTCAGAGTCTAATTCCGAAACTATGACCCGACCATCATCGTTTGTGGGTGGGTTTTCTCCGAGAAGGGGTTCAAAGTCCACTATATCGTTCACTGTGAAATAACCGATAATGTATCGGTGAGGTGTTCCCGAGTCAGGCGTGGCCAATCCTGTATAGAAGGCCAGAACGTCGTTCTGTTCGGGATCGAGCTGTCTAATCTGGTTCTTGTTCGCAGTCTTTACTTCTCCATACGTGAACTTAGAGAAGTTTGGATCCCAGTGAATTTGATGGGAGTTGATGTCAGCACCTCTTATTGTATCTCCCTTACTTTCTCGCGGCTTTATTTCATCCAGCACATCAGCGAGCGTGTCCTCAGAGCGGGTCGTTTTCTGTAAATGCCCTACCTCTGATTTGCGGCTAATGGTACCGAAGGTATTGGTTTCAGAAGATGGGTATGCCTCCGGGATGGGTACATATTCGAAGCTCCCGTCATCGTATATTTGTGGATACGGACTCGAATTGGACTGATCTGCCCCAACACCGATGAGTACGACCGTCATATGACGAAGTCATCAGGTAGCAATAAAGTATTTCTCACTGTTAATACAGTATGACACAATGACAGACCCTGGGCCTGAGGAGCCGACAGGACGGGTAATGAAATTCATCCACGAGGGAGAATCAAAATTACCGGTACGGGATATCAAAGCGAACTACAAAAGTAGCACAGCAAAAGAACCGTATATCGAATACGGACTGGATAGAGGATTGGATGAGGGAGTAATAATTGGGGCGGAGAATTACTGGGCTTGCTGTTATCAAAACGCTGTTGAGAAAGTGGTTGAACTTGATCAAGAGTACTTATTCCTAGCATCATACCCCCACCATGCTGGAGGAGACGCGACTGAAAACGTTATTGTTGGTTATATTCGACATGAAGATCATGAATGGAGAACCGGAGATCGTGTTGCCGTCATTGGTGAAATGAAACTGTATCCGTTTGAGCACGGCATCCCTCCGAGTGAGTTCGATTACAAACCAACGAAATGGTCTCTTGGTCCATATGGGCGAAATTTGAATGCCTCTCAAACGCAGGAAGTTATCGAGCATTTCAGCCAATTTCCAGATGTTACAGAAGAATGCCTAGAGCGAACGTTGGAACTTAAGCGTGAGAGCGGTTCCGGTGGGAATAGTAAGTGCTGAATTCTGTCACCCATAACATTCCAACCATGTACGAGGAAGTAGAAAATCAAGACCAGTATTCCTTGAAGTAGGTGCAACTAGGAGCGAGGGAGCAACTGGGACATTCCGGGTTGTCATTCGTACAGATGAGGGCACCGAGGTCTAACAACGCCAAATTGAATGCTCGAGCGAGTGCCGGGTCCGACGGAACGAGCGCGTCAAGAAGGCGATAGACACGGGTGCTCTTGTGCGGCTGCGCCGGTAGGGGATAATCGAAGACACGGCCGGTAATCCTCGCAGTGTTGGTATCGACCAGTGCCAGCGGTTCGTCGAACGCAAATAGCAAACAAGCACGGGCGGTGTAGGGTCCTACTCTCCACGGTCGCTGGAGAGCCTGAAGGTCTTCTGGCACCTCACCGTCATACTCTGCACAGAGTTCCGCCGCTTCACGAAGGGTCCTGACCCGATGATTTGCGAATCCGAGAGGACGAACGGTATTCTCGAGTTCTATCTCCTCTGCGGTGATGACCTCCTGGGGGTCAGGGAAACAGTCGAAGAAATCAGCATAGAGATCGGCGACTGCATCACTTCGGGTTCGCTGAAGCAGTATCTCAGTCGCATAGATGTGCCATGAATCGGTAGCCAACCGCCACGGATATTCTCGCCCGTACTCTTCGAGCCACTCCAGAAGGGGAGGAATCGCCTGTATGAATGATTCAACTGCGTTGTCTGCATTCGGCACGTCAGCTGATGCCAGCTCCTTACTGGCGGTTTTCCTGTCGATGTATTCGTGTAGTTCGTCAACTGTGACCTGCGTACGTCCGAACGGGAGATCAACAGTTGTCATTGTTCAATCTACGGATAGCCTACGCTTTAGAGAAGCGGTCCGCGAATCAATTTCTGTACTGCTATCCTGAGAGAGCTGTCATCAGCCGCGCTCAAGATGTGTCCCACCGGTTGCCTGAATTTCTGGAACCGCATGACCAGGAAGTTTAAATCATTCCACGGAGAAAAGGTGCTTATGTCCGGACCGGCCACTTCTTGCGGTTCTCCATCCGAGCAGGTACGTTCGGCTCCAGAAGCCGAACGCAGACTGCATAAACAGATACTTCTGGATAATATTGATTTCCTCATAGACACCCTGACTGCGGAGCACGTTCGGCGTCAACAGCATCCTCCTGCCGGCTGCCCTCGTGCTACGCCTGAAAACATCGCTCGAAATCAGTCAAAAACCGGTGACCCCTGCCAGTATCACGCCATTCAGAGGAGGGGTAACGAGTCAGACAAAGAGTGTCCGTGTGGCGACCCGCTGGTTGACAGCGACGATCCGCTTGATACCGTTGCTACGGTAGTCCTCGGGAAGCAGGCGATCTCTCCTTCAGAACGGTTCTTCGACCGAGTCCCGAGACGGACAGTGGCCAACCTCCGCGAGAGCCACGGGACCTGGGAAAACATCGCAACGCTGGATCAGGAAGACCTGCATGAGGCCGTCCGTGCTGCAAGTCCTCGGAAGGGAGTGAGCACGAAACGGATCGAGTGCTTGCAGTCACTGCTGGAGGCTGTGACGGAGACACACTATACAGAGGGTACAACACTTCGTGGGTTCTCAAGAGTCCAGTACTCCACCTATGTCAAATTCCTCCAAACTATTCCAGGCGTCGAAGAGCAGGACGCTTGGTGGATCGTTCAGACCGCATTTGACAAGCCGGTCTGGCCCGCCGATCCGCTGATTGACGAGCTGCTGGTCTCGCTGGGTTTGCTTGACCCCGCTTCTTCGCTGGATTCCACCGGGCGTCACACCGATTTAGAGGACGAGCTGATCGATCGTCAGATTCCAGTCCTGTACCGTGCGCTTGCAACCCACGCTGTCAATTCGGATGCTGGTAACTGTGGTGAAAACTGTGAAATTCGGAAGTTCTTGCTAACATACCGGCTTGAGGAACAGCGAAAAGAGCGTGAGGGCCCCGTTGTCGTCGACCTGTTCGCCGGAGCAGGAGGACTGTCACACGGTCTTTCTCAAGCAGGATATGATGTCCGCTGGGCGATTGATATCGAGCCCGATGCGGTTGCGACATACCGCCTGAACCATCCGGAGATTCCACACCAGAATGTAGTCTGTGGCGACGTGAGAGAGATCGATATCGCTGCGGAGGTTCGGAATGCTGCGCCCGACCCGGACGTTATTGTGGGAGGGCCCCCCTGTCAGTCCCTCTCTCAGGCAGGCTACCGGTCTCGTCGAGCGAAAGACGACGACTATAGCGTGCTTGACGACGACCGGACGAACCTGTACACAAAGTATGTCGAGGCTGTCGACGAGCTTCGTCCGAAGGCCATCGTGATGGAGAACGTGGAAGGGATGGTCAACAAGGTCGGAGATACGGATGTACGCGTAATCGACTGGATAATCGAGGACCTGAAAGCTCTTGATAAGAACGGAGAAGGGTACCAGGTCGGGTTCCGCCTTCAGGACATGACTGAGCTCGGAATTCCGCAGGAACGTGAACGTGTGCTGCTCATCGGAATTCGGAACGATCTCGTCGTCAGTGAAAACGAGGTAGAGGACCTGCTGGATAGTCTCAAAAGCACGGATTGTGACCGGACCATCCGACAGGGTCTGTCCGGACTTCCACGTCTACGTCGTGGAGAAGGCGGGCGAGTCCTGGCCGAGACTGGCCGAGGGTCGAAAAGCCAGTACGTGAAGCAGAACAGACTCCATGAGGGGACCGAACTCTGCTTCAATCACCAGGCACGCGAACACCCGATGGAAAAAGACAGAATCCTGTTCGATGAAGGGCTACAGCCGGGAGACACCGGATGGGATGTCAAGTACGACTCTGATGGCGAGTATGCCGAATATATCGAGTACGACGTCGGAACCGCCGACAATCCTCGCTTTCGGGACAAATATCGGAAGCTCGAATGGTCGAAACCCTCACCGACAATAGTCGCTCACCTCGCCAAGGACGCGAATGGGTTTGTACTACCCGACTACTACGAACACGCCCGTCCGGACCGTGAACATGCAGACCCTAGACGAAACCGAGGAATTACCCCTCGAGAGGCAGCGAGATTGCAATCGTTCCCGGACCACTATATCTTCCTCGGGCCGTTTACCAGCTGGTTCCGTCAGATCGGGAATGCAGTCCCTCCTGTCGCAGGAAAAATTATCGGTACTGCTCTGTGGGCCGTATTTTCTGATGAGATTGATGAGACCGCTCCCACAGCTGAACAGCATCCGGCTGCGGAAATTGCATCCGATGACTGAGACACTTGATCGGTTCGCAGAGTTGACCAGTGGGTCGCTCAGTTGAATCTGAATCTGGTAATTGGCATTACCGTCTAATGCGTCTGTAATTCAGTGAATCACTGATTCATTGATCAGCGTCTTGCTTTGCGAGCTCGCAAATCTTCTCCTTTGTCTCCTCTCTATACTCGCCAAAGGCGACCTCGAAGACGCCTCGGTAGAAGTGTTTGTTCTTCTCCAGTGTGACGTCCTCGCGCTTCAGCTGCTTCTTCAGGCGAGTAAATGTGATCTCGATGTCTTCGCTCTGCTCTGGTTCCACGTATATCGTGGCAGAATCCCAATCCTCGCGGATATTCAGCGGCTCATTGTCTGATTCTTCTGGTATACTCGTAGACGAGTCGTCGCTCGTCGTGGATGCAGTTTCTTGGTTGTTTGACCGCTGTTCAGTGGCCGCTACAGTATCGCTGCTTTCCGCTTCTGGGTCTGACGACGTCTCCGCGCCTCCCTCTTCGGCGCTATCTTCGTCGTCCTCTTCGCCTGATGGATCCTCAAATCGCTCGTCCATTCCTCGGGGCATACTTACGCCTCCACCTGCGTCTTGTCGAACGCCCGTTCCATCGTCTGTGCAACTTCCAGGAAGAGGTCACGCTCTACTTGCTGATCGTTCGCGTCCTCCCACTCGAAAATATCTCGTCCGTTGTCCCACGCGCGTTGAATCGCCACTCGCATCGGGAGCTTGAAAATCGGTGCCATCGACGCGAAAGATTCGTCGAAGGCGTTGAGGAACTTTTTCGACTGACCGTCGTCCCGGTACATATTCGCCAGGAGTCCGACGATCGCAATCTCGATCTGCTGGTTGTCTTCGATTGACTCCAGCTGGTCCCACAGGTCGTCAAGTGCGTCCCGTGATGTTGCTTGGGTCTGTGCAGCCAGGAAAACGTTCTGGGCCGCGATGAACGCTGCGTCGGTCAGTACGGAGAGGTCTGGTGGGCAGTCGATTACGATGAAATCGTAGTTGTAGCCGCCGTCGACCATCTCCTCGAGTGCGAGTTTCAGCGAGAGGCGAGCGTTCGCATCATCCATCCAATCTCGAGCAAGGCCCATGTCCTTGTGACTGGGAATCAGGTCAAAGTTCAGATGGTCGTACTCGTCAGCCTCGATCACGATTTCTGAAAGACTAGTATCGTGCGTGCGCGGATTGTCGACGAGTACGTCGAGGAGGTTCGCGTCATCGGTAACAAGTGTGTTGGGGAGTTCGTTCTTCGGGCTGGAGGGGTCGTTGTCGTCGCCTGGCCCCAGACCGAGGCCTTTCGTCATGTCGGCCTGTGGGTCCATATCGATTGCAAGAACATCGTGGCCGCGAGTTGCCAGCGCCGCTGCGCTGTTGATCGTTGCCGTTGTCTTCCCAGTCCCGCCTTTCTGGTTCCCGAAGGCAATCGTCGGGATACCAGTCGATGGTGTGACGCCCCATCCACGAGGTGTCTCGGTCATAGTTCGATCATTGAATCAATGACTCATAAATCCATGTCAGACACTCAGTCGTATCTATCTTAACCTGGTTCTGCCGAATACGGGCGACTGAATAGCTGTAGGGCGCAATTCCTCGTTCTCCGTTCTCTATCACTGAATCATTGATTCTTGGATTCAATGATTCACAATATCCAGAATTCCTTGATTCATTGATTTATTGCGCGGGTTACAGTCCCTGAATCCGCAATTCAAGTTCTCAGACACTCACTGATTCACTGATTCAATGATTCCGTTACTCTTTGATTTCTTGACTCTCATATCTTTGTGTCGCCGTTGACTCTCTGAATCATGCAATCTCTGACTCACGACTTCCAGTACTCACTACTTCATGGATTCTGTGATTCAATGATTCAAAGAATCAATTGTCAATCAAGGAGTGACCACGGGAAGGGTGGTAGATGATGCTACGTTCTCTCTCCGAAGGCTTCGTCCAGTTGTTCTCGCATGAACTCGCGCCGGACTCGACGGGAACGTGAGTCAGAGAGGTAATTCTGCATCACCACCCGAGGATCGCTACTCCCCTGCTCTGCAGCGATTTCGTCGACGCCTTCAAGTACACCTTCGAGTACTGCGGTATAGGTGTCGTACCAGAACCGACGACAGAGCTGCGGACTCGGTCGCTCTCCAGCGATTCGCTCCGGGAGACCTGCTTTCGATGCAAGCTTCTGGAACCAATTACGAATCGTATCTCGGGTCACGTACGGCGTTTCTCCTTGTGGGGACGGGAACAGGTATCCAGTCCACTCCTCATCTTCCGCTAGTTCGTCGATCCGGGAGTCGAACACGTCCATCCCGTAGAGGAGAGACACCTCACCGGGCCCGTTCTTACGGCTCTCGAACGTGATGAAGGGGACGTCGTCTTCGGGAACATCACGGTGGAACTGCGAGACGTGGAGTGCTGCGACCTCACTCGCTCGAAGTCCCCAGCCAGCTAACGCCACGATGAGCAGTTGGTCTCGCGTTGTCTCCGCCACCTGCATCAGCTCCCGGATATGATTTGCCGAAAGGGACGGTGTCGGGGAATCTTCGACTTCCCACTTGAATTCGTCGTAGAGGCCGCTTGCAGGGTTCATCGAGGCAACCCGCCGACCGACCAGATGCTGATACCACGCGTCGACGACGCGCCGCACACGCTGGAGCGTCTGGGCACTGTACTCTCGCTCAGTTCCCTCGTTCAACCAGTCGAATGCTGCATAGACCGCGTCAACGGCTTCGTAGGCTGGATTTTCTTGGCCTCGTTGAATCGGTGTGAGGAGGTCGTCTGTACCGTTTGCCTCTCGGTAAGCACGGACGTAGAGATTCAGTCGCGTTCGGAGGGCGTCGACGGACGACGTCGAAAGACTGTATCGTGATTTCCGTCGGTTGAGGAACTGTTCGAGGGCGTCGATTGTCGCATCGTCCGTTGTTGCCCATGAGTAGCCTTCTTCACCGTCACCGAGCCCGAGGTCCTCGGTCCAGAACTCACTGAACGAACGGTCGTGATGGCGACGGAGCGCCGCGAGGAATGACCGTGCATCGTGATCTCGAAACCATTGATGGGTGGGCTTCTCGCTTGATGGGTCGATATCCTCTGCTTCGAGGCAGGGGGCGATCTCGTTCCAGTACAGGTCCGTGAAGTCCTCGAGCGAACACGAGGTCCATCGGACACCCTCGAATGATGGCACCTGCTCAGCGTCGGTCTCGCCCTCCTGTTCGACATCAGACCGACTCATGATAGTGTTCTCTGCAGGCTTCGACCGGTTGCAACTGGGTTTCTGCAGAAATTGGCTAGAAGCCCAATCGCGCTGCGGTATGGCGATTCTAAGAGTGGCATATTCGGGTTACTTAACGTTTCAGTTGGATTCCTTATCAGTTTGTGGGTTCGGCTGACCGAGAGAGTCTGCGTAACCCACGACAAATTCGGCTATGAAATGCGCAACAAGAATAAACCATATATTGCGATACAATTTCTGTTTTGGCCATCCCCTCCTCAGAGATTCACAGTATGGTTTCTACCGAGGACTTAGATTAGAATGGCCTCAACGTCATCGCCAGGCCGCGAATGGGTGGGTACGTGCGAGATGACCATCGGCGTGTGCCTTCTGAGTTGGGATAGTATCTCTGAACCTGTCTCTGACGGAGAATTTATTCGCAGGAGTCTCGTACGAACAGTCAATGCAACTCGCCGGATTTGAGGTCGCGGTTTCCCATACCGAGTGGAGCGAACGGTCGCTCTCAGAGGGGCGCTCGAAGCACCGATGGAGCGGGTAGAGGGAGGAGTTTACCAGCTACCAAGCCATGTCGCAAAACAGGCCGACGGATTCCCAGTTGAGGCGATCGGATTCTCGCAGCGGTAGCTCCATCCAGTCATTAGACAGTCTGGTCATCTCCTCCGTAGTCATGATACAGCACTAGGTTTATACTGATCGGAGCGCTCCCTTCACGTATGAGCCTCGAAGAGACGGTTGATTACCTCGCTGAGGAACTTGACCTCGAGCGAAGTGCCCACGTCCGAGAGGTCGGTCAGTCGGTCGCAGAGCTTCGCGACTGATCAAAACAGGTCTCTGAAATCCCGTTCGACGAGCCCAGACTCCAGATAGTCGATGAACTCCTGCTTTGTCGGCCCCGTTTTCTTGAGGAGATTGTCTCGCTCTGCGCGCTCCAAGACTGCGCGAGCAAACTCTGTACAGTGATCTTCATGCCGAGTGGCGTACGTCGACAGTGCGTCACGCCAGTGCATATCCAGATCGAACTCGTCTAACTGAATCTGAATCCCGTCTTTTCGCTCCACAAGGTCGACGCCAAGCTCTTGCAGTTGCTTGAATCGAATGTTGTTCCGTCGAACAGTGATGAGGCGCTTCGAGTCGACGATATAGGGATCAACCCACTCCTGCCAGGTTTCATCATCGAGGTGAGTGCGAGGCATTTCGAAATCTGGCTCCACACTCTCGATACAGAACTGCAGCATCGCAATCCCCGTCCGATGATTCGCATTCGGCAGCGAATGCCGGAGAATGAGATTTGACATCACCTCACCGGCGACCTGTGGGAGTGGTGCGCCCCACGAGACGTGGTCAAGTGCCTGCCGAATCTTCTGTGGTTCAAACTCCTTGTAGAGGCGGAACTCTTCTTCTTCTCCTCTCACGTCTACAGCCGCTTCGAGCAATTCCACTAATCGAAACGCGACGACCTGCCCCTCACGGGGAAGCTCGGCGATTCGATCGCTGAGCCATTTCTGGTCGAAATCAATCTCGTTTGCTTCTTTGATCTCCGTGTCGCTCTCATAGAGGACGTAGACGGGGGTATCAAACGGATAGCCGATGAGCTTCGTCGTACCGTCCGAATCCTTACGACGGGAAAGAATCTCAGATTGAGAGGCCGAGCTATACTTCAGCGAGAAGTTCTCGGCTTGGGGATGGTGATAGTAGACGACACGAGCCATCTGTGCAGAGGGCTTGGTGATACGTGCTTAAATCAACTCGGCGTTCGCGCAATCAGGGCCCCGGCGCTGCTCTGTCTCGGTATCACAGCTGTCTGAAAGATTGAAGGGTGTTTGGATTTGGAATTACAACTCGATTCAGCCATAGATTCGCTTGGAAGTAGAGTTAGGGGACTTGGTGTCGCAATATCCTCCACGACTGTAGATATATAGTTGTGGAGAGTCAATCAAACGACGGATCAGATGGGAAGAACCTCCGAAGCCGACGCTGACGTGGTCGAACCCTCTAGAGAGATCCTTTCTGTACAGCAGCTCAATCAGCGTATCTCAGACGTCGTAGATACATCCGAACCGCTCCAGGATGTCCGCTGTTATGGTGAGGTCACGAATCTCGGAGGGAGTAGTGCAGCCCTCTACTTCACGCTCACCGACGGCACACACGAGCTTCCGTGTATGCTCTGGCGGAGCCGCTATCGGAACATGGACATTGAACTCGAGGATGGTCTCGAAGTCATCGTTCACGGTGACATCGATTACTGGGTCGAAGGTGGGAAACTCGACATCAAGCCGTGGCGGATCACAGTCGTCGGCGAGGGGGAACAGGCTGCCGCTCTCGAACGTCTCACATCCGAGCTCGAACAGCGCGGATGGTTCGATGACGAGCACAAGAAAGACCCACCACGATTTCCGGATCGAGTCGGCGTCGTCACTTCCCTCCAGGGCGATGCCCGATACGACATTCAGGACTCGGTCCATAGTCGAAACCCCACAATTGACCTCGTGATGAAGGATGCGAGCGTCCAGGGGCCGAACGCGCCGACGTCACTCGCAAACGGAATCCACCATCTTGACCGCAACCAGGACGTCGATTCCATCATCGTGGG
This window harbors:
- a CDS encoding phospholipase D-like domain-containing protein; the protein is MNDDESESTWLPLAIAEYVDRDEQLLSQLEGLLVLSGGRDELVTPAEIANGTDVSVAATTDVFRQLSQTDAVTRESFRTSVEDSSYRINVEACRKVFETARHAARSVNAYEARQPPATEATPLVTFPADPAFEEVSPTSFGMSWLMPTLTRQIKRSETSITLVAPFFEKDGFAHLEDVLLSAMERGVRVRVISRYLTDTDSYNYSVLKSFAERADERNIDRSLLRCVDYTRWSRGTPPAQRRQDGATPAFTLHAKIMLFDDTAAYVGSANVTDYGFEHYLETGVLLEGPPVEGFVDLVEFLLNSEAATIVSLID
- a CDS encoding DNA cytosine methyltransferase is translated as MSGPATSCGSPSEQVRSAPEAERRLHKQILLDNIDFLIDTLTAEHVRRQQHPPAGCPRATPENIARNQSKTGDPCQYHAIQRRGNESDKECPCGDPLVDSDDPLDTVATVVLGKQAISPSERFFDRVPRRTVANLRESHGTWENIATLDQEDLHEAVRAASPRKGVSTKRIECLQSLLEAVTETHYTEGTTLRGFSRVQYSTYVKFLQTIPGVEEQDAWWIVQTAFDKPVWPADPLIDELLVSLGLLDPASSLDSTGRHTDLEDELIDRQIPVLYRALATHAVNSDAGNCGENCEIRKFLLTYRLEEQRKEREGPVVVDLFAGAGGLSHGLSQAGYDVRWAIDIEPDAVATYRLNHPEIPHQNVVCGDVREIDIAAEVRNAAPDPDVIVGGPPCQSLSQAGYRSRRAKDDDYSVLDDDRTNLYTKYVEAVDELRPKAIVMENVEGMVNKVGDTDVRVIDWIIEDLKALDKNGEGYQVGFRLQDMTELGIPQERERVLLIGIRNDLVVSENEVEDLLDSLKSTDCDRTIRQGLSGLPRLRRGEGGRVLAETGRGSKSQYVKQNRLHEGTELCFNHQAREHPMEKDRILFDEGLQPGDTGWDVKYDSDGEYAEYIEYDVGTADNPRFRDKYRKLEWSKPSPTIVAHLAKDANGFVLPDYYEHARPDREHADPRRNRGITPREAARLQSFPDHYIFLGPFTSWFRQIGNAVPPVAGKIIGTALWAVFSDEIDETAPTAEQHPAAEIASDD
- a CDS encoding ParA family protein; translation: MTETPRGWGVTPSTGIPTIAFGNQKGGTGKTTATINSAAALATRGHDVLAIDMDPQADMTKGLGLGPGDDNDPSSPKNELPNTLVTDDANLLDVLVDNPRTHDTSLSEIVIEADEYDHLNFDLIPSHKDMGLARDWMDDANARLSLKLALEEMVDGGYNYDFIVIDCPPDLSVLTDAAFIAAQNVFLAAQTQATSRDALDDLWDQLESIEDNQQIEIAIVGLLANMYRDDGQSKKFLNAFDESFASMAPIFKLPMRVAIQRAWDNGRDIFEWEDANDQQVERDLFLEVAQTMERAFDKTQVEA
- a CDS encoding tyrosine-type recombinase/integrase — translated: MSRSDVEQEGETDAEQVPSFEGVRWTSCSLEDFTDLYWNEIAPCLEAEDIDPSSEKPTHQWFRDHDARSFLAALRRHHDRSFSEFWTEDLGLGDGEEGYSWATTDDATIDALEQFLNRRKSRYSLSTSSVDALRTRLNLYVRAYREANGTDDLLTPIQRGQENPAYEAVDAVYAAFDWLNEGTEREYSAQTLQRVRRVVDAWYQHLVGRRVASMNPASGLYDEFKWEVEDSPTPSLSANHIRELMQVAETTRDQLLIVALAGWGLRASEVAALHVSQFHRDVPEDDVPFITFESRKNGPGEVSLLYGMDVFDSRIDELAEDEEWTGYLFPSPQGETPYVTRDTIRNWFQKLASKAGLPERIAGERPSPQLCRRFWYDTYTAVLEGVLEGVDEIAAEQGSSDPRVVMQNYLSDSRSRRVRREFMREQLDEAFGERT
- the xseA gene encoding exodeoxyribonuclease VII large subunit; translated protein: MGRTSEADADVVEPSREILSVQQLNQRISDVVDTSEPLQDVRCYGEVTNLGGSSAALYFTLTDGTHELPCMLWRSRYRNMDIELEDGLEVIVHGDIDYWVEGGKLDIKPWRITVVGEGEQAAALERLTSELEQRGWFDDEHKKDPPRFPDRVGVVTSLQGDARYDIQDSVHSRNPTIDLVMKDASVQGPNAPTSLANGIHHLDRNQDVDSIIVGRGGGSDTDLMAFNHESVAEAIFTSNTPVVAAVGHAEDRTIAGRVADRNAITPTDAGEYVTADVEQFLSGEVDRLEQELEAAYESFRREFEHERELEQAAAEAGGPTGMSPAYYKAIIAVLIVLLLVVLVLWLFT